One genomic window of Procambarus clarkii isolate CNS0578487 chromosome 43, FALCON_Pclarkii_2.0, whole genome shotgun sequence includes the following:
- the LOC138350054 gene encoding serine/arginine repetitive matrix protein 1-like, which yields MGPTPRHHGAHTTSPWGPHHVTVGPTPRHRRAHTTSPWGPHHVTVGPTPRHRGAHTTSPWGPHHVTVGPTPRHHGAHTTSPWGPHHVTVGPTPRHRGAHTTSPWGPHHVTVGPTPRHRGAHTTSPWGPHHVTVGPTPRHRGAHTTSPWGPHHVTVGPIPRHLGAHTKSPWGPHHVTVGPRVRHRGAHTTSPLGPHHVTVGPTPRHRGAHTTPPWGPHHATVGPTPRHRGAHTTSPWGPHHVTVGPTPRHRGAHTTSSCDPHHVTVGPTPRHHVTHTTSPWGPHHVTVGPTPRHRGAHTTSSCDPHHVTMGPTPRHRGAHTTSPWGPHHVIM from the coding sequence ATGGGGCCCACACCACGTCACCATGGGGCCCACACCACGTCACCGTGGGGCCCACACCACGTCACCGTGGGGCCCACACCACGTCACCGTAGGGCCCACACCACGTCACCGTGGGGCCCACACCACGTCACCGTGGGGCCCACACCACGTCACCGTGGGGCCCACACCACGTCACCGTGGGGCCCACACCACGTCACCGTGGGGCCCACACCACGTCACCATGGGGCCCACACCACGTCACCGTGGGGCCCACACCACGTCACCGTGGGGCCCACACCACGTCACCGTGGGGCCCACACCACGTCACCGTGGGGCCCACACCACGTCACCGTGGGGCCCACACCACGTCACCGTGGGGCCCACACCACGTCACCGTGGGGCCCACACCACGTCACCGTGGGGCCCACACCACGTCACCGTGGGGCCCACACCACGTCACCGTGGGGCCCACACCACGTCACCGTGGGGCCCATACCACGTCACCTTGGGGCCCACACCAAGTCACCATGGGGCCCACACCACGTCACCGTGGGGCCCAGAGTACGCCACCGTGGGGCCCACACCACGTCACCGTTGGGCCCACACCACGTCACCGTGGGGCCCACACCACGCCACCGTGGGGCCCACACCACGCCACCGTGGGGCCCACACCACGCCACCGTGGGGCCCACACCACGCCACCGTGGGGCCCACACCACGTCACCGTGGGGCCCACACCACGTCACCGTGGGGCCCACACCACGTCACCGTGGGGCCCACACCACGTCATCATGTGACCCACACCACGTCACCGTGGGGCCCACACCACGTCATCATGTGACCCACACCACGTCACCGTGGGGCCCACACCACGTCACCGTGGGGCCCACACCACGTCACCGTGGGGCCCACACCACGTCATCATGTGACCCACACCACGTCACCATGGGGCCCACACCACGTCACCGTGGGGCCCACACCACGTCACCGTGGGGCCCACACCACGTCATCATGTGA